TTTTTATCGAAAAGATCATCGCTTGTAAACTACGAATTATTTGGAGTATTATCATCTGCCATTGTGTATATGTTGTGAATTGATTGTGCATTGAATCTATGCCTGAATTACTGCAATTTCTTGGAATTTCTTGATCGGTGGATTTCACGTTTGTCTTGCGTCTGACAAATATTTCCTTTACGATTGTGCAGGAATCAGGCAGAATGTTGAGCATGGCAAGAGTTCGCTGCATTCTACGTGGATTTGACTTCAAAGTTCTCCTCATTCTGTTTACAATTATTCCGTTGTGTATCTTTGGCATTTACGTGCATGGACAAAAGATCTCATACTTCTTGCGGCCGCTATGGGAATCGCCACCCAAACCTTTCCATGATATTCCACACTACTATCACGAGAATGTGTCCATGGAGAACCTCTGCAAGCTCCATGGTTGGGGGATCCGTGAGTACCCTAGGCGTGTCTTTGATGCTGTGTTGTTCAGTAATGAGATGGACATCCTTACCATAAGATGGAAAGAATTGTATCCCTACATAACACAGTTTGTTCTCCTTGAGTCAAATTCAACATTTACTGGATTTCCAAAGCCTCTGTTCTTCTCCCGTTATCGTGAGCAGTTCAAGTTTGTGGAGCCCCGGTTAACTTATGGGACTTTTGGAGGAAGATTCAAGAGAGGTGAAAATCCATTTGTTGAGGAGGCATATCAACGAGTAGCACTGGACCAGCTTCTCAAAATAGCTGGTATTACTGAGGACGACTTGTTGATAATGTCTGACGTTGATGAGATCCCAAGCAGACACACCATCAATCTTTTGAGGTGGTGTGACGAAGTTCCTCAAATCTTACATCTTCAGTTGAAGAACTATCTCTATTCCTTTGAGTTTCTGGTGGACAATAACAGTTGGAGAGCTTCAGTACACAGGTATCGGGAAGGGGTGACGAAATATGCGCACTATCGGCAGACGGATGACATCTTAGCAGATGCAGGGTGGCATTGTAGCTTTTGTTTCCGCTATATCAGTGAGTTCATCTTCAAGATGAAAGCATACAGCCATTATGATAGAGTCAGGTTTTCAAAGTATCTAAACCCAACAAGAGTTCAGAAAGTGATCTGCAAGGGGTCTGATTTGTTTGATATGCTTCCCGAAGAGTACACGTTCAAGGAAATCATCGGGAAAATGGGACCTATTCCTCATTCCTTCTCTGGTGTCCATCTTCCTTCCTTTCTGTTGGAGAATGCAGAGAAGTATAAATTTCTCTTGCCTGGGAATTGCagaagagagagtgagtgacCTTTGTTTCAGCAAGGTTTGATGTCGGTTTCTGTAAAGATAGTTGGCCATGCAGCTTCTGTGACTACTCACGAAGGGTTCGACTGAACAATGATGACTGGTGTGTCGCTGACATAGCTGTGCCTCATGCTCAGCTAAATTTACATCATTCTTTGGAAATGTCGGGGGGCTGGACAAACTCATGAGTTCTTAGGGTAATGGTTTTGTACATAACTTTTCCCGGAGTTGGGTTTAGTATAAGTGGAGCATGTCTATCTAGTATCTACTGAGAGGGAGCCTGCTGTTCTGGGAACAGTTTCACAACGTGCTGGTGTATCATGTGATTCCCCAGATACCCCGTAAAGATAGTACAACAGCCCTGCATTCCCTTGCTGGGAAGTTTTGTTTATGAGACAAATTCTTCGTTTATGCGATGAACTGACTTTATTTGTGACATCTGAATTGCTTGTAGATCTTTTTATTGATCAAAATGCATCGCTAGATAGTGCAGTATGTGCAATTTTGCATGTTCTGTTTACCTGTCCTGCTCCTTTTGGTTCAAGATATTCAGTGGAACTAATATTTTTGTTCTCCATTAGTTATGTCAATGATATGCATTGCCCTGCaagttatttgttttctttgtcgAGTTTCGCTTTTTATGGTTTGTGCTCAAGTCGGGAAGGGCTTACCTACACCAGGGGCGCCACTGTACGTAAATCTCTTTCGTTCGAGTCAGGTGGATATCTAGTTAATCAAATGTTCAAAAAATCATGATGCATTCGCCCTGTTCTTTTCTTGAAAATGAAATAAGGATCCTTAGCTACAATGAGAATCTATCCCTTTTCTGGTGTAGTTATTTTCTTATCCAATTGACTGGAATATGTTCAATGCTATCCATACATTATCAAACTAAATATACGGATTTGATATGCATTCTTAACAAATTACAACTTTTATTTACATTCAAAACAAACCTTATAAATAGCACCCAAACAAGAGGGAGAGAACCCAGTTTTAAATCATACAGATATACGCAGCGATCGGAAGAAAAATGCGTCGTGCCTTCGGGTTTCCGCAGCAGCAGCAGAGCTACGGCATGCGCCAAGAGGTTCAAGAGAGCAGCTACTCCATGCACAAGGAGGCAGCTTGGGACTCAAAAGATGACTATCACTATCACAGCAACCATATTTCAGGTGTGCCAATTGTGCCTTCATTACTCCTCGACTCAGAGTTCATAAAGCGAAATTCCATGTTTGACGGGAGGCAGGTTCTGCAGCTGCATGGCGGCAGCTGGCGTGCTGAAAACACAAACCAATACAGATGGTCTGGCCAAAAGTTACTTCCCGAGTTTTCACTTGGTGCTGGTGGTGCTATGAACTTCAACACTGCATTAATGGAATTGGAGAATGCTGAATATGAAGCCAGTTTCCAGGAGGTGCATCGTCTTCCGGCAACGATGAGAGTGCAGGAAACCAGATACGAGCGCAGGATATGGGGTGACTGTGATGAGGATCATGGCCTTCAGTACTGCCATGGATTTGATGACAATGTGAGATGCAAGCGCAATGGGGTCTGGAAAGCTGAGTGGATATCAAAGGGAGCTTAAAAAGATAAGTGTCAAGTCATTGCAAACTTCTCTGCACTGATGTTTTAGGGTAACAATGTGCTCAGTTACTGAACCGAAAGTCCAAAACTATAAATAAAAAGCTTTAATTATCTGCTGAAAGAAAATCCGAAATGTCTTTCGTGAAATTTATGAAGCTTATGATTTTTCGAAAATTACATGAAATTAAGGTTTTCAGTGATTTTTTTAGAACGTCGCAAAAGCGATAAAAAACCATGAGTTATTGCTCaaaatttttgtgaaaaaaagcagttctgagtttttgcaagaTATTTTACATGTGGAAATATGGAAGAAAGGAAATTATATAAGCCATTTCAAGTCGGTCTTAACACATCTTGATCAACCTCATCATGTTTCTTCAATATCTAAGCTGGAAAAAATAAAGCTCGGTAAAAGATACTTGCGAGGCCAAGAACATAACCAAAGCGATTCACATTTTATCCAAAATATATATCTTTAATTTTAAGAAGCTTATGGTACGGTAAAATTTCACACAATTAGATCTTGTCATGATTATCGTAGAAgttcacaaaaaagaaaaatatcatgaGTAACGGATTTTCTGAAGAATACAAAAGGTGGTTGAGagtttttgcaaagatgatttgTGTGGGCAACAAAGAAAATATCTAACCATATTTTGATAAACCCACTCAATTGTCTTATTTTTCGACCCATATTTTAGTATAAATTTTAATGTCAATTTTACTCTcttgtaaaatgacatgtaaggaccaaaataaaaatgtacTGCAGATTGCCAATTTCCTTATGCCCACTGCACATTGCCGGATTGCCCCACGTTCACCATctctgtaaaagaaaaaaagaaaaaaatcttttctttttcaatttaattattgTGCCTTTTTGAGACGAAATCTCATCTCTTGTAAACAAGTATTTCtacttccatttttt
This Pyrus communis chromosome 6, drPyrComm1.1, whole genome shotgun sequence DNA region includes the following protein-coding sequences:
- the LOC137737020 gene encoding uncharacterized protein, whose protein sequence is MWWMMGEGGGQYCSKKTDDICDNVCGQESGRMLSMARVRCILRGFDFKVLLILFTIIPLCIFGIYVHGQKISYFLRPLWESPPKPFHDIPHYYHENVSMENLCKLHGWGIREYPRRVFDAVLFSNEMDILTIRWKELYPYITQFVLLESNSTFTGFPKPLFFSRYREQFKFVEPRLTYGTFGGRFKRGENPFVEEAYQRVALDQLLKIAGITEDDLLIMSDVDEIPSRHTINLLRWCDEVPQILHLQLKNYLYSFEFLVDNNSWRASVHRYREGVTKYAHYRQTDDILADAGWHCSFCFRYISEFIFKMKAYSHYDRVRFSKYLNPTRVQKVICKGSDLFDMLPEEYTFKEIIGKMGPIPHSFSGVHLPSFLLENAEKYKFLLPGNCRRESE